Proteins co-encoded in one Fimbriimonadia bacterium genomic window:
- the scpB gene encoding SMC-Scp complex subunit ScpB, with the protein MALSGGFGERETGLLSSNGSGREDLSPEPREDGLAKLTATVECVLFVAGEPVPLKALADLCGAPQSEVQAALDALRKRLDGTSGLHLVEIAGGFQLATKPEFADTVAAYLNPRKRKLSRAALETLAVIAYRQPITLAELEAVRGVNSDHSVKILMEMGLVEATGRKDTVGRPYTYGTTDQFLHQFNLVSLEHLPPIEAET; encoded by the coding sequence ATGGCACTTTCTGGCGGTTTTGGAGAGCGTGAGACTGGGCTTCTGTCGAGTAACGGTTCGGGACGAGAGGATCTTTCTCCTGAGCCCCGAGAAGACGGCCTAGCCAAGCTGACTGCGACGGTGGAGTGCGTGCTCTTCGTCGCGGGTGAGCCTGTTCCTCTGAAGGCACTCGCTGACCTGTGTGGTGCGCCGCAGTCCGAGGTGCAGGCCGCGCTCGACGCATTGCGAAAGAGGCTCGACGGTACGAGTGGGCTGCACCTGGTCGAGATCGCGGGGGGCTTCCAGCTAGCCACTAAGCCAGAATTCGCCGACACGGTGGCGGCCTACCTGAACCCTCGTAAGCGCAAGTTGTCGCGAGCAGCGCTCGAGACGTTGGCCGTGATCGCCTACCGTCAACCCATCACGCTTGCAGAACTGGAGGCGGTCCGCGGCGTCAATAGCGATCACTCGGTCAAGATCCTGATGGAGATGGGACTCGTGGAAGCGACAGGGCGAAAGGACACCGTCGGAAGGCCGTACACCTACGGTACCACCGACCAGTTCCTCCACCAGTTCAACCTGGTGTCGCTCGAGCATCTGCCGCCCATCGAAGCGGAGACGTGA
- a CDS encoding D-alanyl-D-alanine carboxypeptidase produces MRLAVVLLLCACALCHGQKGAEIQAASYIAIDAASGAVLFEKAADVRRYPASTTKIMTALLVLESCDLDSIVTAPPDFTFVGESSMNLQPGERISVRDLLYCILLRSANDGCQLAALHVSGSEEAFCAKMNQRARRLGAVNTNFVNPHGLHDDRHYSTARDLALIAREAMRSPFFRHVVATRKHRVDRSVNGEDLWMINRNRLLGPGSKVDGIKTGYTAKSGHCFVGSAEQGGFRVITVVLDSPDWRADTLALIDRCFASYDRTEVLPSRHVSGRALVRGGTAPTVAALTAREAYALVPRSSPSKPEIKVNLNEVRAPVAPGQKLGELQVVHAGQVVDAVPLIAAERVGVSMQSSISGWSAWTLLFGVFAVAAWRLLRWNPGG; encoded by the coding sequence GTGAGGCTCGCCGTCGTCCTGCTGTTGTGCGCCTGTGCTCTCTGCCACGGGCAGAAGGGCGCGGAAATCCAAGCGGCGTCCTACATCGCAATCGACGCTGCAAGCGGAGCGGTCCTCTTCGAGAAAGCAGCCGACGTTCGGCGATACCCGGCGAGTACGACAAAGATCATGACGGCGCTGCTCGTGCTGGAGTCGTGCGACCTCGACTCCATCGTGACGGCTCCACCGGACTTCACTTTCGTCGGCGAGAGCTCGATGAACCTTCAGCCCGGCGAACGCATCTCTGTCCGAGATCTTCTTTACTGCATTCTCCTGCGGTCGGCCAACGACGGCTGCCAGCTTGCTGCCCTTCACGTCTCAGGTTCGGAAGAAGCTTTCTGCGCCAAGATGAACCAGCGCGCGCGACGCCTTGGTGCAGTCAACACCAACTTCGTGAACCCGCACGGCCTGCACGACGACCGCCACTACAGCACGGCCCGAGACCTCGCACTAATCGCCCGGGAGGCGATGCGCTCGCCTTTCTTCCGACACGTGGTCGCGACGCGCAAGCACCGAGTCGACCGTAGCGTGAACGGCGAGGACTTGTGGATGATCAACCGCAACCGCCTTCTCGGCCCGGGCTCGAAGGTCGACGGAATCAAGACCGGCTACACGGCCAAGTCGGGGCACTGCTTCGTGGGCAGCGCGGAGCAGGGGGGCTTTCGCGTTATCACGGTGGTTCTCGACAGCCCCGATTGGCGGGCCGACACCCTGGCACTGATAGACCGGTGCTTTGCGTCGTACGACCGGACCGAGGTTCTGCCCAGTCGTCACGTCTCCGGTAGGGCGCTCGTGCGCGGAGGTACTGCACCGACGGTTGCGGCACTCACCGCGCGCGAGGCCTACGCGCTTGTCCCGCGTTCATCGCCGTCCAAGCCCGAGATCAAGGTGAACCTCAACGAGGTTCGGGCTCCCGTAGCACCTGGGCAGAAGTTGGGAGAACTACAGGTCGTTCATGCCGGACAGGTGGTGGACGCGGTACCGCTGATTGCTGCCGAACGGGTGGGCGTGTCGATGCAGTCTTCCATCTCCGGATGGTCTGCGTGGACGTTGCTCTTCGGGGTGTTCGCGGTGGCCGCGTGGCGCCTGCTGCGCTGGAACCCAGGTGGCTGA
- a CDS encoding rRNA pseudouridine synthase, which translates to MAERLQKLLAAAGFGSRRACEVLILEGRVSVNGKVVTELGTKADLSSDVIEVDGKPIHRPRLLYVLMNKPPGYVTTVKDPHASRSVMQLLPELPARVFPVGRLDKDTAGVLLFTNDGALANRLMHPSHGVRKTYRAVVGSTPSDAALERLRKGVRLEDGMTAPAEVRVLGQDRKSGRCTLELVLKEGRKRQVRRMLEAVGHPVEELVRTRFGPLSAYRLPKGACRMLSKAEVERLQKIVSR; encoded by the coding sequence GTGGCTGAGCGTCTCCAGAAGCTGTTGGCTGCTGCAGGATTCGGCTCGCGACGCGCCTGCGAGGTGCTGATCCTCGAAGGGCGAGTCAGCGTGAACGGCAAAGTAGTCACAGAGCTAGGAACGAAGGCCGACCTCTCCTCAGACGTCATCGAGGTAGATGGAAAGCCGATACATCGTCCGAGACTGCTGTACGTACTGATGAACAAGCCACCAGGCTACGTTACGACCGTAAAGGACCCCCACGCAAGTCGCTCGGTGATGCAGCTACTTCCAGAGTTGCCCGCACGTGTCTTTCCCGTCGGTAGGCTGGACAAAGATACCGCCGGGGTGCTGCTATTTACGAACGACGGCGCGCTGGCGAACCGATTGATGCATCCCAGCCACGGTGTGCGCAAGACTTACCGAGCCGTCGTGGGCAGTACGCCCTCCGATGCCGCACTCGAACGCCTTCGCAAAGGAGTGCGACTGGAGGACGGGATGACGGCACCGGCCGAGGTCAGAGTGCTTGGCCAGGACCGGAAGTCGGGCCGCTGCACGCTAGAGCTAGTCCTCAAGGAGGGCCGGAAGCGACAAGTGCGACGTATGTTGGAGGCAGTGGGGCACCCAGTCGAAGAGCTCGTGCGTACCCGATTTGGGCCGCTCTCGGCCTACCGGCTACCCAAGGGGGCTTGCCGGATGCTCTCCAAGGCGGAAGTAGAACGACTGCAAAAGATCGTGAGCCGATGA
- a CDS encoding ABC transporter substrate-binding protein, which yields MRSLFCLVVMVLLLAGCAERQRSGKTEGVVTLSPALTEVVFAVGRGDRLVGITTACDYPPEVERIPRVTDYRLNVEAVVAAGPSLVLADMTVNNPDEVSRLESLGVRVERFTPTSVAATAEMIRTVGRLLGASEKGAEVARELESAGQRLASPPKVVFTLGKDGLYVAGSDSLTADCVRRAGGEVTADHQAKFYPASRESVLFSDPDVIFTTGDPKEFLEDPLWQSCKAVANRSVYHVDASLATRPGPRLAEAIRVMSEVLSKLASR from the coding sequence ATGAGATCCCTTTTTTGCCTCGTTGTCATGGTGCTATTGCTCGCCGGATGTGCGGAGCGTCAGCGCTCGGGGAAGACGGAAGGAGTGGTGACGCTCTCACCCGCTCTGACCGAGGTGGTGTTCGCCGTCGGCAGAGGCGACCGTCTCGTAGGCATCACGACTGCGTGCGACTATCCCCCGGAGGTCGAACGTATCCCGCGAGTAACCGACTACCGCTTGAATGTGGAGGCCGTGGTCGCTGCGGGCCCATCGCTGGTGCTCGCGGACATGACGGTGAACAACCCTGACGAGGTATCGCGGTTGGAGTCGCTCGGAGTGCGGGTGGAACGCTTTACACCGACGTCCGTCGCAGCTACGGCTGAGATGATCCGCACCGTAGGACGGCTTCTCGGTGCCTCGGAGAAGGGCGCGGAGGTTGCGCGTGAGCTGGAGTCCGCAGGGCAAAGGCTCGCTTCGCCACCGAAGGTAGTGTTCACTTTGGGGAAAGATGGTCTGTACGTGGCGGGCTCCGATTCGCTTACCGCGGATTGCGTGCGCCGGGCAGGCGGCGAGGTCACTGCCGATCATCAGGCGAAGTTCTATCCCGCCAGCCGCGAGTCGGTGCTCTTCTCCGACCCCGACGTCATTTTCACTACCGGAGACCCCAAGGAATTCCTGGAGGACCCACTGTGGCAGTCTTGCAAGGCTGTAGCCAACAGGTCCGTGTATCATGTGGATGCATCGCTGGCCACACGCCCTGGACCACGGTTGGCAGAAGCGATTCGTGTGATGTCGGAAGTTCTGTCGAAACTGGCGAGCCGCTAG
- a CDS encoding HEAT repeat domain-containing protein → MLMFPVLGVVLGICTFSWADVEWKTFGTMRLGEADVPIRFPADAVVPVNAQGPRFGHGGWTYEINQWGNLGRAYLGRGGWDEFAKEYETAMEHIRTGTPNVWRAKCTVFTTLDLLYEDADGVLHRQWVKMDPEDLDLCRETFARWKTLVEVFSGGNLKVEIDFNIEDQPVRGQYRGNESWSFDPRVAGEVYYRGLINRGDFDCILFFWYPGPSTAFSFGGTAGRTNGATQAYVLLSHGRELGPRIGHTEAMLHEWYHQIEGTYGLWGYGGPEYSWLPHLHSAEQNGYAVDQAGHTGWYSWMRDLFRYSVRPGMWLKMSNRREPDYVAVAKQTYTTDEPVPVSWGDVRDDPWAKLPYLTPDTIAKRLGVSGIEIKHTQTDVCFVPSETGSILSVVRQEPDPENSILDNQLNFLREGMATFRYRAGDQVRQMLFVRWDLIDMVVAALADHPVGTQPPANVLGYLTVDAKMMVVLDTAMDRDTLAETGLLRVGTAGVPVDVQFSGAAAAGQEIAPRIECDVPGLSPWALYEWGTDRPMERTASGFRFTPPANVSAAVYEARAARATGEVVSRPITVHVLDALHVRLLPVGTSRVSGREHRLKLELRSKEAGDARVQWDLPTGWRPIGDTPSIVRLQVNALTTVEYAFDVTGAPEGPTTVRAMVEVGGRVFPAEVALEVFRQPVLQHDDFETDLGGWGTLRHDLAGWTVEAVTDAERGGNVLSITDQGGTHWGRVNAFGKYLPNAQPDPAGPGYDASVYRFVELYLKTTSRESCGLIVTLADQKRYAVMLTGRHREQWGESMELPRARFVADGTWQRVVYDLGGALEKAIGSPGPHIVTDIGFGDPRKFCSNQWFSSDRITYYVDDFRILQQAEVGEEAPLLEAAPSFESADALLRAAACARIKADSPLSDIQTAAKLLSDVNATVRLNAAAVFTRVRHPEVEPALIQEIMDTDARVAEYAARALAFQDTERAKVALREGVAKALSGYTRGVIAELLAEKNDTKALAGIGSLMNSSDIAGRVAACRALGKMGGQGGHVFLLGFLNDPDPNVRAAAARAVSDPSLVGLDVRLADAVQHETSDLVRAEAGAALLLSNKPAMVEVGISLLKHPNPDIRELVVSRVGQIGRKEWAERVRPLAEDANPEVREAARRALRRLQGE, encoded by the coding sequence ATGTTGATGTTCCCGGTTCTCGGGGTGGTCCTCGGCATCTGCACGTTCTCGTGGGCGGACGTGGAATGGAAAACCTTTGGCACGATGCGCCTCGGCGAAGCCGACGTACCCATCCGTTTCCCGGCGGACGCCGTGGTCCCGGTGAACGCACAGGGCCCGCGCTTCGGGCACGGGGGCTGGACGTACGAGATCAACCAATGGGGCAATCTGGGGCGCGCCTATCTGGGTCGCGGCGGATGGGATGAGTTTGCCAAGGAGTACGAGACGGCGATGGAGCACATCCGCACGGGAACACCGAACGTGTGGCGCGCCAAATGCACCGTCTTCACCACCCTAGACCTCCTGTACGAAGACGCCGACGGGGTGCTCCACCGTCAGTGGGTGAAGATGGATCCCGAAGACCTCGACCTGTGCCGTGAAACCTTCGCCCGATGGAAGACACTCGTCGAGGTGTTCTCAGGCGGAAACCTGAAGGTCGAGATAGACTTCAACATCGAGGACCAGCCGGTAAGGGGGCAGTATCGCGGCAACGAGTCGTGGTCGTTCGACCCGCGGGTTGCGGGCGAGGTGTACTACCGAGGCCTCATCAACCGCGGGGACTTCGACTGCATCCTGTTCTTTTGGTACCCGGGCCCTTCCACGGCCTTCTCGTTCGGAGGCACGGCCGGCCGGACGAACGGGGCCACGCAGGCCTACGTACTGCTCTCGCATGGACGCGAGTTGGGGCCACGCATAGGCCACACGGAAGCTATGCTACACGAGTGGTACCACCAGATCGAGGGTACCTACGGGCTTTGGGGATACGGCGGACCGGAGTATAGCTGGCTACCACACCTGCATTCTGCCGAACAAAACGGGTACGCGGTGGACCAAGCAGGCCACACGGGGTGGTACTCGTGGATGCGAGATCTGTTCCGCTACTCCGTGCGCCCGGGTATGTGGCTGAAGATGAGCAACCGTCGCGAGCCGGACTACGTGGCGGTGGCCAAGCAGACATATACTACGGACGAACCGGTACCTGTCTCTTGGGGCGACGTCCGCGATGACCCTTGGGCAAAGCTGCCCTATCTAACACCTGACACCATTGCGAAGCGTCTAGGTGTGTCGGGCATCGAGATTAAGCACACCCAAACCGACGTGTGCTTCGTGCCCTCGGAGACGGGGAGCATCCTCTCAGTCGTGCGCCAAGAGCCGGACCCCGAGAACTCTATCCTGGATAACCAGCTCAACTTCTTGCGCGAGGGCATGGCAACGTTCCGCTATCGTGCCGGTGATCAGGTTCGGCAGATGCTGTTCGTGCGCTGGGACCTGATAGACATGGTTGTGGCGGCGCTGGCCGACCACCCCGTTGGCACTCAGCCGCCAGCGAACGTACTCGGATACCTGACGGTGGATGCCAAGATGATGGTAGTGCTGGACACCGCGATGGACCGCGACACCCTCGCGGAGACCGGCCTGCTCCGAGTCGGCACGGCCGGAGTGCCGGTGGACGTGCAGTTCTCCGGGGCAGCTGCAGCGGGCCAGGAGATCGCACCCCGCATCGAGTGCGACGTTCCCGGCCTGTCGCCGTGGGCACTGTACGAGTGGGGCACGGACCGACCCATGGAGCGAACGGCGTCGGGGTTCCGCTTCACGCCGCCAGCCAACGTGTCCGCTGCGGTGTACGAGGCGAGGGCGGCTCGCGCCACGGGCGAGGTCGTCTCGCGTCCCATCACCGTGCATGTACTCGACGCCTTGCACGTACGCCTTCTACCCGTCGGGACATCCAGGGTGTCCGGCAGAGAGCACAGACTAAAGCTGGAGCTGCGGAGCAAGGAGGCCGGAGATGCACGGGTGCAGTGGGACCTCCCGACAGGTTGGCGACCCATCGGGGATACGCCTTCGATCGTGAGATTGCAGGTGAATGCACTAACCACAGTGGAGTATGCCTTCGACGTGACGGGAGCTCCCGAGGGACCCACCACGGTGCGTGCCATGGTGGAGGTCGGCGGCAGGGTGTTCCCGGCGGAGGTGGCTCTCGAAGTCTTCCGACAGCCAGTGCTGCAGCATGACGATTTCGAGACGGACCTCGGGGGCTGGGGCACCCTTAGACACGATCTTGCGGGCTGGACAGTCGAGGCCGTAACCGATGCAGAGCGTGGCGGTAACGTCCTGTCCATCACGGACCAGGGTGGGACCCACTGGGGGCGGGTGAATGCCTTCGGCAAATACCTGCCCAACGCACAACCCGACCCTGCCGGGCCCGGCTACGATGCGAGCGTCTACCGCTTCGTGGAGTTGTATCTGAAGACCACGAGCCGCGAGTCGTGCGGGCTGATCGTGACCCTTGCGGACCAAAAACGCTACGCCGTGATGCTCACCGGCCGCCACCGCGAGCAGTGGGGCGAGAGTATGGAGTTGCCTCGGGCACGCTTCGTCGCCGATGGTACGTGGCAGCGGGTGGTGTACGATCTGGGCGGCGCGCTCGAGAAGGCCATCGGTAGTCCCGGACCGCACATCGTGACGGACATCGGATTCGGCGACCCGCGGAAGTTCTGTAGCAACCAGTGGTTCTCGTCCGATCGCATCACCTACTACGTGGACGACTTTCGCATCTTGCAGCAGGCTGAGGTTGGCGAGGAGGCCCCGCTGCTCGAAGCGGCGCCGAGTTTCGAGTCCGCAGATGCGCTCCTGCGCGCTGCCGCCTGCGCGCGCATCAAAGCCGATTCCCCGCTCTCGGATATCCAGACTGCGGCAAAGCTGCTATCCGACGTCAACGCGACGGTGCGGCTGAACGCCGCCGCCGTCTTCACGCGTGTTAGGCATCCCGAAGTCGAGCCTGCGCTGATTCAGGAGATCATGGATACGGACGCGCGGGTGGCCGAGTATGCCGCGCGCGCACTCGCGTTCCAGGACACGGAGAGGGCGAAGGTGGCCCTGCGAGAGGGTGTTGCGAAGGCATTGTCAGGCTACACGCGCGGGGTCATTGCCGAGCTGCTTGCCGAAAAAAACGACACGAAGGCGCTGGCAGGAATCGGCTCGCTCATGAACTCGTCTGACATCGCCGGCCGGGTGGCAGCCTGTCGCGCGCTCGGCAAGATGGGTGGTCAGGGCGGCCACGTGTTCCTACTCGGCTTCTTGAACGACCCAGACCCGAACGTGCGCGCGGCGGCGGCACGTGCCGTATCCGACCCATCGCTCGTGGGGCTGGACGTCCGCCTGGCCGATGCAGTGCAGCACGAGACCTCGGATCTGGTGCGGGCTGAAGCAGGCGCGGCGCTCTTGCTCTCCAACAAGCCCGCCATGGTGGAAGTCGGCATTTCGTTGCTGAAACACCCCAACCCGGACATCCGCGAGCTGGTGGTGTCCCGAGTGGGGCAGATCGGTCGAAAGGAGTGGGCCGAGAGAGTGCGTCCGCTCGCGGAGGATGCCAACCCGGAGGTTCGTGAAGCGGCTCGCCGTGCGCTTCGTCGGCTGCAGGGCGAGTAG
- a CDS encoding nucleoside hydrolase, whose protein sequence is MKSLWMALMCVAVSAWSAKPVVVVTDCGNWVDDQLAIVYLLASPSVEVKGIVASHYGAPGTAKLAKEAVTKLLADLGSQVPVWQGAEVSLAEKPDQPASEGALQIATLAKQGRLDVLCFSAATDVAQALKEGAAAKAQVYWVGGGPLPKGGRGDFNLANDVRAAQMLFESPVTLYWMPAVGVADAIKLTGTEVRERFADYGTPGKLLKEVAATMGRSPASLWDLSLAGVYVRPGLGITETKPAPEITEDFRLVERKRGKDVVVFTRVRVEPVLHDFENALKAWAKRERDR, encoded by the coding sequence ATGAAGTCGCTTTGGATGGCCCTGATGTGTGTGGCGGTATCGGCCTGGTCAGCCAAGCCGGTCGTGGTCGTCACCGACTGCGGCAACTGGGTGGACGACCAATTGGCCATCGTGTACTTGCTGGCCTCGCCATCGGTCGAGGTCAAAGGCATCGTGGCCTCGCACTACGGTGCGCCCGGCACTGCGAAGTTGGCGAAGGAAGCGGTCACCAAGCTGCTCGCCGACCTCGGTTCACAGGTGCCCGTGTGGCAAGGTGCGGAGGTGTCGCTCGCCGAAAAGCCGGATCAACCTGCCTCGGAGGGGGCACTCCAGATCGCCACGCTCGCCAAGCAGGGCCGACTGGACGTGCTCTGCTTCTCGGCCGCCACGGATGTGGCCCAAGCTCTGAAAGAGGGCGCCGCAGCGAAGGCACAGGTGTATTGGGTTGGCGGAGGACCGCTGCCGAAGGGCGGACGCGGCGACTTCAACCTGGCGAACGACGTGAGGGCGGCACAGATGCTGTTCGAATCGCCGGTGACGCTCTATTGGATGCCCGCGGTAGGCGTGGCTGATGCCATCAAGCTGACCGGCACCGAGGTCCGCGAGCGCTTCGCGGACTATGGCACGCCCGGCAAGTTGCTGAAAGAAGTGGCTGCGACCATGGGCCGATCGCCTGCCTCGCTATGGGACCTCAGCCTGGCAGGGGTGTACGTCCGGCCGGGGCTGGGAATCACGGAGACCAAACCTGCTCCGGAGATCACGGAAGACTTCCGGCTCGTAGAGCGCAAGCGTGGCAAGGACGTGGTGGTGTTCACTCGCGTGCGTGTGGAGCCGGTGCTGCACGACTTCGAGAACGCTCTGAAGGCATGGGCGAAGCGTGAGCGCGACCGTTAG
- a CDS encoding pseudouridine-5'-phosphate glycosidase: MRDAVAARRPVVALETAVLTHGLPKPLGIETVLQQVAAIEQEHAVAAVVGLLDGKAKVGLTNDELLRLREQDEPQKVNLQNLSVACHAGACGGTTVSATMHLAHRVGIKVMATGGIGGVHRGGQDVSTDLMALASIPMVVVCSGPKAVLDVPTTLERLEASGVPVVGYRTDRIPAFYCANSGYAATGRVDSPEAAASVFREQMDLAVRSAVLLCQPPPQDAALPWHVVQRAVDQAEDACAREGVEGREVTPRLLEAVTLALHGENLRTNAALLVANARLAAQVACALAR; the protein is encoded by the coding sequence GTGCGCGACGCGGTTGCCGCAAGGCGTCCGGTGGTCGCACTGGAGACCGCGGTGCTCACCCATGGACTGCCGAAGCCGCTCGGCATAGAAACGGTACTGCAACAGGTCGCCGCTATCGAGCAGGAGCACGCGGTAGCGGCGGTTGTGGGCCTGCTGGACGGTAAGGCGAAGGTTGGGCTGACGAACGACGAGTTGCTGCGGCTAAGGGAGCAGGACGAACCGCAGAAGGTAAACCTGCAGAACCTGTCCGTCGCGTGTCACGCCGGGGCGTGCGGGGGCACGACCGTCTCGGCCACGATGCATCTTGCCCACCGCGTCGGAATCAAAGTGATGGCAACTGGTGGAATCGGGGGCGTGCATCGTGGCGGGCAGGACGTGTCCACCGACCTCATGGCATTGGCTTCCATCCCCATGGTCGTGGTGTGCAGCGGGCCGAAGGCGGTGCTGGACGTCCCGACGACACTAGAGCGCCTGGAGGCGAGCGGTGTGCCGGTGGTCGGGTACCGCACTGACAGGATTCCGGCGTTCTACTGTGCTAATAGCGGCTACGCTGCCACGGGAAGGGTGGACTCCCCGGAAGCTGCGGCCTCGGTCTTCCGTGAGCAGATGGATCTGGCCGTGCGCAGCGCGGTGCTGCTCTGCCAGCCGCCGCCCCAGGACGCTGCTTTGCCCTGGCATGTGGTGCAACGTGCGGTGGATCAGGCAGAGGACGCCTGCGCACGAGAAGGAGTGGAGGGCAGAGAGGTAACACCGCGGCTGTTGGAAGCCGTCACGCTCGCCCTGCACGGCGAAAACCTGCGAACGAACGCGGCGCTCCTCGTCGCCAATGCTCGGCTGGCCGCTCAGGTCGCCTGCGCCTTGGCCCGCTAG
- a CDS encoding redoxin family protein: MYICSARVLGFLPLLAVLCMLPTGCGRAEGDSKLASISYPVVNAPEFVGGTDDWLNSKPLSIKDLRGKVVLVDFWEYTCVNCIRTFPYLTEWYRRYADKGLVIVGIHTPEFEFAKSKERVSAAAQRFGLAFPILLDNEYENWSAYANRYWPRKYLIDKNGKIVYDHIGEGGYGTTEKRIQALLRDAGYSGELPPIMESVRETDRPGAVCYPTTPELYAGSRGYQSGHFGQDAFYRQGQVVVFSKEQPRDAGRIYLSGKWYCGPESVRAEGMPAAIELSYKATEVNAVLKSGGAQPIRLLVTQDGKPLNKASAGQDARFDEQSNCYVEVAEGRMYSLVVNPKHGEHVLTLTPQAAGVELYSFTFSSSCVEP; the protein is encoded by the coding sequence ATGTATATCTGCTCCGCTCGCGTGCTCGGGTTCCTGCCTCTCCTCGCCGTGTTGTGTATGCTTCCGACCGGGTGCGGTAGAGCCGAAGGAGACAGCAAACTGGCATCCATTAGCTACCCCGTTGTGAACGCGCCAGAGTTCGTCGGAGGTACGGACGACTGGCTGAACAGTAAGCCCCTGAGCATCAAGGACCTTCGCGGCAAGGTCGTGCTGGTGGACTTCTGGGAGTACACCTGCGTGAACTGCATTCGCACCTTTCCCTACCTGACCGAATGGTATCGCAGATATGCTGACAAGGGGCTCGTCATAGTCGGGATACACACTCCCGAGTTCGAGTTCGCGAAGTCGAAGGAGAGGGTTTCGGCTGCCGCGCAGCGGTTTGGTCTCGCCTTCCCGATACTCCTCGACAACGAGTACGAGAACTGGTCCGCCTACGCCAACCGCTATTGGCCACGCAAGTACCTGATTGACAAGAATGGCAAGATCGTGTACGACCACATCGGGGAGGGTGGCTACGGGACGACAGAGAAACGCATCCAGGCGCTGTTGCGCGACGCGGGCTATTCGGGCGAACTGCCTCCGATTATGGAGTCGGTCCGTGAGACTGATAGGCCGGGCGCGGTGTGCTACCCGACTACCCCCGAGCTCTACGCGGGCAGCCGCGGGTACCAGAGCGGCCACTTCGGGCAGGATGCGTTCTACCGTCAAGGGCAGGTGGTGGTGTTTTCAAAGGAACAGCCGCGCGACGCTGGGCGCATATACCTGTCGGGCAAGTGGTACTGCGGGCCCGAGAGCGTTCGGGCGGAAGGGATGCCTGCTGCAATCGAGCTGAGCTATAAGGCGACCGAGGTGAATGCAGTGCTGAAGTCTGGTGGGGCACAGCCGATTCGATTGCTCGTCACGCAAGACGGCAAACCACTGAACAAGGCCAGTGCGGGGCAAGATGCGCGCTTCGACGAGCAGAGCAACTGCTACGTGGAAGTGGCCGAAGGGCGGATGTACAGCCTCGTCGTGAACCCGAAGCACGGAGAGCACGTGCTCACCCTCACGCCACAGGCGGCGGGAGTGGAGTTATACTCGTTCACCTTTAGTAGCTCGTGCGTCGAGCCCTAG
- a CDS encoding glycosyltransferase family 2 protein has protein sequence MRTEVTPALRLSSLSIVFPAHNEVDNIEPLVAEASHVAPRLAERHEIIVVDDGSTDGTGDLAGELAHDYAGVRVVRNWPNRGYGGALKAGFAAATGEWVFFTDGDRQFRLDELPQFVAASSQADLVIGYRLRRSDPPHRLLNAWLYKRFVRSLFGLRVRDIDCAYKLIRRSVLDAARLESEGALISAELLVKALRMGCRIVELGVHHYPRTAGKQSGANLGVILKMFREVRALHGKIRSFEARAAVEPADIGAEKVA, from the coding sequence ATGCGTACGGAAGTCACGCCCGCACTTCGCCTGTCGTCGCTCAGCATCGTGTTCCCAGCGCACAACGAGGTGGACAACATCGAACCCCTGGTTGCAGAGGCCTCACATGTCGCGCCGCGACTGGCCGAGCGACATGAGATTATCGTGGTGGACGACGGCTCCACCGACGGCACGGGTGATCTGGCAGGCGAACTGGCTCACGATTACGCGGGCGTTCGCGTAGTGCGCAACTGGCCCAACCGCGGGTACGGTGGGGCACTGAAGGCCGGCTTCGCAGCAGCAACTGGTGAGTGGGTGTTCTTCACCGACGGTGACCGGCAGTTTCGGCTCGACGAACTACCCCAGTTCGTGGCCGCCTCCTCGCAAGCCGACCTCGTCATCGGCTATCGTCTTCGACGCAGCGACCCGCCGCACCGCTTGCTGAACGCGTGGTTGTATAAGAGATTCGTCCGTTCCCTGTTCGGCCTTCGTGTGCGCGACATAGACTGTGCGTACAAGCTGATCCGTCGCTCGGTGCTCGATGCAGCGAGGTTGGAGTCCGAGGGGGCGCTGATAAGCGCGGAGCTCCTGGTCAAGGCTCTGCGAATGGGGTGCCGTATCGTCGAACTCGGCGTCCACCACTATCCGCGGACCGCAGGCAAGCAATCGGGCGCCAACCTAGGAGTCATCCTAAAAATGTTCCGTGAGGTCCGTGCGCTCCATGGAAAGATACGGTCGTTCGAGGCTCGTGCTGCAGTCGAACCGGCAGACATCGGTGCGGAGAAGGTGGCTTGA